The sequence CCGCCCAGGCGGAGCGGGCGATGTCCTGCTGGCCGAACAAGGGCGAGGACGACCCCCGTCCGCCGCTCGGCGAGGCGTACGCCCGGGTCGAACCGGTGGCCCCGTACCGCCCGGCGGTGCCGGCGGAGGCCCCCGGCGCGCTGCGCGGCTGATCGCCCGGGCCGGACCGGGGGCACCGGAGGCGCGGCCGGCCGGCGGCGGCGGTCGGCCGGTTGACCGGCGGGGACGTGACGCGGCACGCCCGGAGCCCGGCCGCTGCCGGGGCCGGGGGTGACTGTCGGTAGGCTTTCTGCACATGAGCACGCCTCGCCCCGTCCTGGTGGTGGACTTCGGAGCCCAGTACGCCCAGCTCATCGCGCGCCGGGTGCGCGAGGCGAAGGTCTACTCGGAGATCGTCCCGCATTCGATGCCGGTCGCCGAGATGCTGGCGAAGGACCCGGCCGCGATCATCCTGTCCGGCGGCCCGTCCAGCGTCTACGCGCCGGATGCCCCGCAGATCGACGCCGGGATGTTCGACTCCGGCGTGCCGGTCTTCGGCATCTGCTACGGCTTCCAGGCGATGGCCCAGGCGCTCGGCGGCACGGTCGCCAAGACCGGCAACCGCGAGTACGGCGGCACCCCGCTGCGCCCCCGCCTCCTCGAGCCGGGCGTGCTGCTGCGCGATCTGCCGGCCGACCTGCCGGTCTGGATGAGCCACGGCGACTGCGTGACCGAGGCCCCCGAGGGCTTCACGGTGACCGCCGAGTCGGCCGGCGCCCCGGTCGCCGCCTTCGAGGACCTGGCCGGCCGCCGGGCCGGGGTGCAGTTCCACCCGGAGGTCGGGCACACCGCGCACGGCCAGGAGATGCTGACCCGCTTCCTGTACGACATCGCCGGGATCGAGCCGACCTGGACGCCCGAGAACATCATCGACGAGCAGGTCGCCCGGATCCGCGCGCAGGTCGGCGACAAGGAGGTCATCTGCGGCCTGAGCGGCGGCGTGGACTCCGCGGTGGCCGCCGCGCTGGTGCACAAGGCGGTCGGTGACCAGCTCACCTGCGTCTTCGTCGACCACGGCCTGCTGCGCGCCGGCGAGGCCGAGCAGGTGGAGAAGGACTACGTCGCGGCGACCGGCATCAAGCTGAAGGTGGTCGACGCGCAGGAGCGGTTCCTCGGCGCGCTGGCCGGGGTCACCGACCCGGAGCAGAAGCGCAAGATCATCGGCCGGGAGTTCATCCGGGTCTTCGAGGCCGCCGCCCGCGAGATCGCCTCGCACGGTGACGTCGAGTTCCTGGTCCAGGGCACCCTCTACCCCGACGTGGTGGAGTCCGGCGGCGGCACCGGCACCGCCAACATCAAGAGCCACCACAACGTCGGCGGCCTGCCGGAGGACCTGAAGTTCGCCCTGGTCGAGCCGCTGCGCACGCTGTTCAAGGACGAGGTCCGGGCGCTCGGCCTCCAGCTGGGGCTGCCCGAGGCGATGGTCTGGCGGCACCCGTTCCCGGGCCCGGGCCTGGCCATCCGG comes from Micromonospora purpureochromogenes and encodes:
- the guaA gene encoding glutamine-hydrolyzing GMP synthase, giving the protein MSTPRPVLVVDFGAQYAQLIARRVREAKVYSEIVPHSMPVAEMLAKDPAAIILSGGPSSVYAPDAPQIDAGMFDSGVPVFGICYGFQAMAQALGGTVAKTGNREYGGTPLRPRLLEPGVLLRDLPADLPVWMSHGDCVTEAPEGFTVTAESAGAPVAAFEDLAGRRAGVQFHPEVGHTAHGQEMLTRFLYDIAGIEPTWTPENIIDEQVARIRAQVGDKEVICGLSGGVDSAVAAALVHKAVGDQLTCVFVDHGLLRAGEAEQVEKDYVAATGIKLKVVDAQERFLGALAGVTDPEQKRKIIGREFIRVFEAAAREIASHGDVEFLVQGTLYPDVVESGGGTGTANIKSHHNVGGLPEDLKFALVEPLRTLFKDEVRALGLQLGLPEAMVWRHPFPGPGLAIRIIGAVDQERLDLLRQADLIAREELSAAGLDRGVWQFPVVLLADVRSVGVQGDGRSYGHPVVLRPVSSEDAMTADWSRLPYEVVARISTRITNEVAEVNRVVLDVTSKPPGTIEWE